One window from the genome of Gloeomargarita sp. SRBZ-1_bins_9 encodes:
- a CDS encoding long-chain acyl-[acyl-carrier-protein] reductase, giving the protein MFGLIGHLTSLAYAQSLADRLGYPEYAEQGLDFWCMAPPHILDEIKVRSVTGQVIEGRYVESCFVPEMLAQNRFKAAMRKVLNAMAHAQKHGIDITALGGFTSIIFENFNLDQIREVRNVSLDFRRFTTGNTHTAYIITQQMELAAREMDINLQRATILVCGASGDIGSAVCRWVAHYYPHADLLLVARNQQRLQDFRQELGTGRIMALEEGLPLADVIVWVASLPKGLEIDPAVLKNPCLVIDGGYPKNLNTQIRRPGVRVLQGGMVEHALEIDWRIMEWANLTDPSRHLYACFAEAMLLEFEGWYTNFSWGRNQITLDKMAQIGAVSRKHGFRPLLS; this is encoded by the coding sequence ATGTTTGGACTGATTGGCCATCTCACCAGCTTAGCATATGCGCAATCCCTGGCCGACCGTTTGGGTTATCCCGAGTATGCCGAACAGGGGTTAGATTTTTGGTGTATGGCGCCGCCCCATATCTTGGATGAAATCAAAGTGCGCAGCGTCACGGGACAGGTGATCGAGGGGCGGTATGTGGAGTCCTGTTTTGTCCCGGAAATGCTGGCCCAAAATCGCTTCAAAGCCGCCATGCGCAAGGTGCTGAATGCCATGGCCCATGCCCAAAAACACGGCATTGACATTACGGCCCTGGGGGGGTTTACTTCCATCATTTTTGAAAACTTTAACCTGGACCAAATCCGGGAGGTGCGCAATGTTTCCCTGGATTTTCGGCGCTTCACCACCGGCAACACCCACACGGCCTACATCATTACCCAGCAGATGGAACTGGCGGCCCGGGAAATGGACATCAACTTGCAGCGGGCGACGATTTTGGTGTGTGGGGCCAGCGGGGACATTGGCAGTGCTGTGTGCCGGTGGGTGGCCCATTACTATCCCCACGCCGACCTCCTGCTGGTGGCCCGCAATCAACAGCGCCTGCAGGACTTCCGCCAGGAATTGGGGACGGGACGCATCATGGCTTTGGAGGAGGGGTTACCCCTGGCGGATGTGATTGTGTGGGTGGCGAGCCTGCCCAAGGGGTTGGAGATTGACCCGGCGGTGCTGAAGAATCCCTGCCTGGTGATTGACGGGGGCTATCCCAAGAATCTCAACACCCAAATTCGGCGACCGGGGGTGCGGGTGTTGCAGGGGGGCATGGTGGAACACGCGCTGGAGATTGACTGGCGAATTATGGAGTGGGCAAACCTGACGGACCCCAGCCGCCATCTGTACGCCTGTTTTGCCGAAGCGATGTTACTGGAGTTTGAGGGCTGGTACACCAATTTCTCCTGGGGCCGCAACCAGATTACCCTTGACAAAATGGCGCAAATCGGGGCAGTTTCCCGCAAGCACGGCTTTCGTCCGCTCTTGAGCTAA
- the pstB gene encoding phosphate ABC transporter ATP-binding protein PstB codes for MGAQIGTPDEDIVLHAKVDAFYYGSFMALRNIDLPIKRNRITAFIGPSGCGKSTLLRCFNRLNDFIKGTRLEGQILFHGKNIYDPSVDPVALRRRIGMVFQKPNPFAKSIYENIAFGPRINGYKGDMDELVERSLRQAALWDEVKDKLKKPGTALSGGQQQRLCIARAVAVQPEVILMDEPCSALDPISTRRIEDLMQELRDLYTIVIVTHNMQQASRVSDYTAFFNVEMKEGSRTGQLVEYDVTAKIFQQPSQEATQAYVGGRFG; via the coding sequence ATGGGAGCACAGATTGGGACGCCTGATGAAGATATTGTTCTCCATGCCAAGGTGGATGCCTTTTACTACGGTTCGTTCATGGCGCTTCGCAACATTGATTTACCGATTAAGCGTAACCGCATTACCGCCTTCATCGGACCATCGGGCTGCGGCAAGAGCACGTTGTTGCGCTGTTTCAACCGGTTGAATGATTTTATTAAAGGTACGCGTCTGGAGGGGCAGATTCTCTTCCACGGCAAAAACATTTATGACCCATCGGTGGACCCGGTGGCCCTGCGGCGGCGCATTGGCATGGTGTTCCAAAAGCCCAACCCCTTTGCCAAGAGTATTTACGAAAACATTGCCTTCGGGCCGCGCATCAACGGTTACAAGGGGGATATGGATGAACTGGTGGAGCGGTCCTTGCGGCAGGCGGCCCTGTGGGATGAGGTGAAGGATAAATTAAAGAAACCGGGGACGGCCCTGTCGGGGGGTCAGCAGCAGCGGTTGTGTATTGCCCGGGCGGTGGCGGTGCAGCCGGAGGTGATTTTGATGGACGAACCCTGCTCGGCCCTAGACCCCATTTCCACCCGGCGGATTGAGGACCTGATGCAGGAGCTACGGGACCTGTACACGATTGTGATCGTGACCCACAATATGCAGCAGGCGTCACGGGTGTCGGACTACACGGCCTTCTTTAACGTGGAAATGAAGGAGGGCAGCCGCACAGGGCAGTTGGTGGAATACGATGTGACGGCCAAAATCTTCCAGCAACCCAGCCAAGAAGCCACCCAGGCCTACGTCGGCGGTCGCTTCGGTTAA
- a CDS encoding glycosyltransferase family 39 protein, with the protein MRWRVWLPYVTLLLLVLPLLFGQGPVQSFLPYDEGLYVWRAREMLRSGDWLVPRSWETVHYHKPPGFYWLLAGVFQVGGLSETAARLPSRLAGLVTTLVLYDLGKRLVAPAAAWWGALLLNLHFLWFAYSRQATPDVLTVMLGVVGVWALLRAEEVSRGSQGWRLGAGVCLGLGLLLRSVMGLIPLLALLPYLWWERKRHGHWPNPWFWGGVGLGMLPMLVWLGLVMVKDGWQPLQALLGFVGRALVRTRQGNGPLYYLWNVPVQGFPWPLLGLVGLPVLPTARRSLLLGYPLVVLGGLSVVATRLPHYGLLALPWLALWAGLGLVRLGWMFAGVAKSRWVARTWAYGLGVLGGALVLLTTVLYPRLVEQAPEVAPYRWPALVLGVSWGLLPLCWLLRYRWRRVWPGLRVWLGLMVAGPWLTLTLLGGLGLVGNYRPEVKAFLQQEPLAAVLAQETVHFVRQGRGDEAQILLSIYTPYPGRWYPEAAALPPGSWAWVQPGRELQPRRPYRVVAVYEGWRLVYVRDET; encoded by the coding sequence GTGCGCTGGCGTGTTTGGCTGCCCTATGTGACGTTGCTGCTGTTGGTGCTGCCGTTGCTGTTTGGGCAGGGGCCGGTGCAAAGTTTTTTGCCCTACGACGAGGGGCTGTATGTCTGGCGGGCACGGGAGATGCTGCGCTCGGGGGATTGGCTGGTGCCCCGCTCCTGGGAAACCGTCCATTACCATAAACCGCCGGGGTTCTATTGGCTGCTGGCGGGGGTGTTTCAGGTAGGGGGGTTGAGTGAGACGGCGGCGCGGCTGCCATCCCGGCTGGCGGGTCTGGTGACTACGCTGGTGCTCTATGACCTGGGGAAACGGCTGGTGGCCCCGGCGGCGGCCTGGTGGGGAGCGTTGCTGTTGAATCTCCATTTCCTGTGGTTTGCCTACAGTCGGCAGGCGACTCCAGATGTTCTGACGGTGATGCTGGGGGTGGTGGGGGTGTGGGCGCTGCTGCGGGCGGAAGAAGTCTCCCGGGGGAGCCAGGGCTGGCGGTTGGGGGCGGGGGTGTGTTTGGGATTGGGTTTGCTCCTGCGCAGTGTGATGGGGTTGATTCCCCTGCTGGCTCTGCTGCCCTATTTATGGTGGGAACGCAAGCGCCATGGCCATTGGCCTAACCCCTGGTTCTGGGGTGGGGTGGGACTGGGCATGCTGCCTATGCTGGTCTGGCTGGGGCTGGTCATGGTCAAGGACGGCTGGCAACCCCTACAGGCGCTGCTGGGCTTCGTGGGACGGGCTTTAGTGCGGACGCGCCAGGGCAACGGACCCCTGTATTACCTGTGGAATGTGCCGGTGCAGGGGTTTCCTTGGCCGTTGCTGGGGTTGGTGGGGTTGCCGGTGCTGCCGACGGCGCGGCGGAGTCTGCTGCTGGGGTATCCGCTGGTGGTGCTGGGGGGGTTGAGTGTGGTGGCGACCCGGTTGCCCCATTACGGATTGCTGGCGTTGCCCTGGCTGGCCCTGTGGGCGGGGTTGGGGCTGGTGCGCTTAGGGTGGATGTTCGCCGGTGTGGCCAAAAGCCGCTGGGTGGCGCGCACCTGGGCCTACGGACTAGGGGTGCTGGGGGGGGCGCTGGTGCTGTTGACCACGGTGCTGTATCCCCGATTGGTGGAACAGGCGCCGGAGGTGGCCCCCTACCGTTGGCCGGCGTTGGTGCTGGGGGTCAGTTGGGGGCTGTTGCCCTTGTGCTGGCTGCTGCGCTATCGTTGGCGGCGGGTCTGGCCGGGGCTGCGGGTTTGGCTGGGGTTGATGGTGGCCGGTCCCTGGTTGACCTTGACGTTGCTAGGGGGCCTGGGGCTGGTGGGGAACTATCGCCCGGAGGTGAAGGCGTTTTTGCAGCAGGAACCGCTGGCCGCTGTCTTGGCTCAAGAGACGGTGCATTTTGTCCGCCAAGGCCGAGGGGACGAAGCTCAAATTTTGCTGAGTATTTACACGCCTTATCCAGGGCGGTGGTATCCCGAGGCGGCGGCCCTGCCCCCCGGTAGTTGGGCCTGGGTGCAACCGGGACGGGAACTGCAACCCCGGCGGCCCTATCGGGTGGTGGCGGTCTATGAGGGCTGGCGGTTGGTGTACGTGCGGGACGAGACCTAA
- a CDS encoding ATP-binding protein: MRPRQLTLSFPSTLYLSPVLELLLADVPPELSPLVRLGLQEALVNAAKHGNNLDPHKMIRVHYEGRTDGWCWVIEDQGPGCPTDCTCLPEGPEWSWESGRGLYILYQVFDRVEWCDRRQRLQLTKHLPTGQR; encoded by the coding sequence GTGCGCCCGCGGCAACTGACCCTGAGTTTTCCGTCCACGTTGTATCTCAGTCCGGTGTTGGAGTTGCTGCTGGCGGATGTGCCGCCGGAACTGTCGCCTTTGGTACGGTTGGGGTTGCAGGAGGCGCTGGTGAATGCGGCCAAACACGGCAATAACCTGGACCCCCACAAAATGATTCGGGTGCATTATGAGGGGCGCACGGATGGCTGGTGCTGGGTGATCGAGGACCAGGGGCCGGGCTGCCCGACCGACTGCACCTGTTTGCCGGAGGGGCCGGAATGGTCCTGGGAGTCAGGCCGGGGCCTATATATCCTGTACCAGGTTTTTGACCGGGTGGAGTGGTGTGACCGGCGCCAGCGTTTACAGTTGACTAAGCATTTGCCGACAGGACAGCGATAG
- a CDS encoding pyridoxamine 5'-phosphate oxidase family protein, producing MALAPWRLPLARALHRNRSLAYSRYVQLATVDAQGRPHNRTVVFRGFSQDRDTLAFVTDRRSEKVQHLHHQPWGELCWYFPQTREQFRLAGVLELVDGDHPDPLAQAERRERWQALSDAGRQQFLWPHPGQPRTGDLPVNIPVPPEPPAEFCVLWLHPWQVDHLELRGQPQNRYRYWQTSPGDWMVVAVNP from the coding sequence ATGGCCCTGGCCCCTTGGCGGCTGCCCTTGGCGCGGGCGTTGCACCGGAACCGGTCCCTGGCCTACAGCCGTTACGTCCAACTGGCCACGGTGGATGCCCAGGGCCGTCCCCACAACCGCACGGTGGTGTTTCGCGGTTTTTCCCAGGACCGGGATACCTTGGCCTTTGTCACCGACCGGCGTAGCGAAAAGGTGCAACATCTCCACCATCAACCCTGGGGTGAGTTGTGCTGGTATTTTCCCCAAACGCGGGAGCAGTTTCGCCTGGCGGGGGTGCTGGAATTGGTGGATGGGGACCACCCTGACCCCTTGGCCCAAGCCGAACGCCGCGAACGGTGGCAGGCTCTGTCGGATGCGGGACGGCAGCAATTTCTCTGGCCCCATCCCGGCCAACCCCGCACGGGTGACCTGCCGGTGAACATCCCTGTCCCCCCTGAACCACCCGCTGAGTTTTGTGTGCTGTGGTTGCATCCCTGGCAAGTGGACCACCTGGAATTGCGCGGTCAGCCCCAGAACCGCTATCGCTATTGGCAAACCTCACCCGGGGATTGGATGGTGGTGGCAGTCAACCCCTAG
- the argC gene encoding N-acetyl-gamma-glutamyl-phosphate reductase → MTETAKLRAAVVGASGYGGVQLVRLLLEHPYVELVYLGGDTSAGQDYAEIYPHLGHRLQRLVEPVDAATIARRAEVVFLSLPNGVAPKLVPDLLAAGCQVFDLSADYRFRDLQTYQTWYGIERQDKEVAAQAVYGLPELYREALVDARLVGCPGCYPTASLLALAPLLRQGLVVWDSIVIDAKSGTSGGGRQAKTHLLLAEADQSVAAYGVARHRHRPEIEQVCTELAGQPVKVQFTPHLVPMVRGILATVYAQMRDPGLTTEDLLMIYQAFYRGKPWVRVLPPGVYPQTKWATGTNMCYIGLELDSHTDRVVVMSTIDNLLKGQAGQAVQCLNISRGWPETLGLPQLSFYP, encoded by the coding sequence GTGACGGAGACGGCCAAGCTGCGGGCGGCGGTGGTGGGGGCCTCGGGCTACGGCGGGGTGCAACTGGTGCGCCTGCTACTGGAACATCCCTACGTGGAGTTGGTGTATTTGGGGGGGGACACTAGCGCGGGACAAGATTACGCCGAGATCTACCCCCACCTGGGCCATCGCCTGCAACGGTTAGTGGAACCGGTGGATGCGGCTACCATTGCCCGCCGGGCGGAGGTGGTGTTCCTGTCTTTGCCCAATGGGGTGGCCCCCAAACTGGTGCCGGATTTGTTGGCGGCGGGGTGTCAGGTTTTTGACCTGTCGGCGGATTATCGCTTCCGGGATTTGCAGACCTACCAGACCTGGTATGGGATAGAGCGCCAGGATAAGGAGGTGGCGGCCCAGGCGGTGTACGGTCTGCCGGAACTGTATCGGGAGGCGTTGGTGGATGCGCGGTTGGTGGGCTGTCCGGGGTGCTATCCCACGGCAAGCTTACTGGCGTTGGCGCCCCTGTTACGCCAGGGGTTGGTGGTGTGGGACAGTATTGTGATTGATGCCAAGTCGGGGACGTCGGGGGGCGGGCGGCAGGCCAAAACCCACTTGCTGCTGGCGGAGGCGGACCAGTCGGTAGCGGCCTACGGGGTGGCTCGCCATCGCCATCGCCCAGAGATTGAACAGGTGTGTACGGAGCTGGCGGGGCAACCGGTCAAGGTGCAATTCACGCCCCATTTGGTGCCAATGGTGCGGGGAATTCTGGCGACGGTCTATGCCCAGATGCGCGACCCGGGTCTGACGACGGAGGATTTGTTGATGATCTATCAGGCGTTTTATCGGGGGAAACCCTGGGTGCGGGTGCTGCCGCCGGGGGTCTATCCCCAAACTAAATGGGCAACTGGGACGAATATGTGTTATATCGGTCTGGAGCTGGATTCCCATACGGACCGGGTGGTGGTGATGAGCACCATTGACAACCTGCTCAAGGGTCAGGCGGGCCAGGCGGTACAATGTCTGAATATCTCCCGGGGTTGGCCGGAGACGTTGGGATTGCCGCAGTTGAGTTTTTATCCCTAA
- a CDS encoding cofactor assembly of complex C subunit B, producing the protein MGDWRWLPLVVGSLGGVALLVNRALTAWPTPSQTRADALGILLSAVLILTGLLWQHIQPRPAEAVELVGVVGLEMKPDLPPAIQRELAWLSHTLLTTTPTKTVVVYYEGQTYLRRGILGPNAQVQPGLILQRVLARHQPVYLVDLKLYPGRVEFDYLPPNTQAVVVQPIGRQGVLILGSNRPRCYTRQEETWIAALADKLAVVLAVQEVRS; encoded by the coding sequence ATGGGGGATTGGCGTTGGTTGCCACTGGTGGTGGGGAGTTTGGGGGGGGTGGCCCTGCTGGTGAATCGGGCGCTCACGGCCTGGCCCACGCCCAGTCAAACCCGCGCCGATGCCCTGGGGATTCTCTTGAGCGCCGTTTTGATACTCACGGGTTTACTCTGGCAGCACATCCAACCGCGACCGGCGGAGGCGGTGGAACTGGTGGGGGTGGTGGGACTGGAAATGAAACCGGACTTGCCGCCGGCGATCCAACGGGAATTGGCCTGGCTGTCCCATACCTTGCTGACGACCACACCCACCAAAACGGTGGTGGTGTATTACGAGGGGCAGACGTACCTGCGGCGGGGGATTCTGGGGCCGAACGCCCAGGTGCAGCCGGGATTGATTCTGCAGCGGGTGTTGGCCCGGCACCAACCGGTCTATCTGGTGGACCTGAAGCTCTATCCGGGCCGGGTGGAGTTTGATTATTTGCCCCCCAATACCCAGGCGGTGGTGGTGCAGCCGATTGGGCGACAGGGAGTGTTGATTCTCGGTAGCAACCGGCCCCGCTGTTACACGCGCCAGGAGGAGACCTGGATTGCGGCGTTGGCGGATAAGTTGGCGGTGGTCTTGGCGGTCCAGGAGGTGAGGTCATGA
- a CDS encoding aldehyde oxygenase (deformylating): MTATATLDYHSDTYRDAYSRINAIVIEGEQQAADNYYKIAELLPEHREELVALAKMESRHKKGFEACGRNLNVTPDFPFAQRFFQKLHNNFQTAFQSGNVVACLLIQALIIEAFAIAAYNIYIPVADPFARKITEGVVKDEYLHLNFGQKWLKDHFADVKEALKEANRQNLPLVWQMLNDVEQDAATLGMEKAALVEDFLIAYGDALAEVGFNTREVMQLTAMGLVTA; this comes from the coding sequence ATGACGGCAACCGCGACCCTCGATTACCACAGCGACACCTACCGGGATGCCTACAGTCGCATCAACGCCATTGTGATCGAAGGGGAACAGCAAGCGGCGGATAACTACTACAAAATCGCCGAACTGTTGCCGGAGCATCGGGAAGAATTGGTGGCCCTGGCCAAGATGGAAAGCCGCCACAAAAAGGGTTTTGAAGCCTGTGGACGCAACCTGAACGTCACCCCGGATTTTCCCTTTGCCCAAAGGTTCTTTCAGAAGTTACACAACAATTTCCAAACCGCCTTCCAGAGTGGCAATGTGGTGGCCTGCCTGTTGATTCAAGCCCTGATCATCGAGGCGTTTGCCATTGCCGCTTACAACATTTACATCCCTGTAGCGGACCCCTTTGCCCGCAAGATCACAGAGGGGGTAGTCAAGGACGAATATTTGCATCTGAACTTTGGCCAAAAGTGGCTGAAAGATCATTTTGCCGATGTCAAGGAGGCCTTGAAGGAAGCCAATCGCCAAAATCTGCCCCTGGTCTGGCAAATGTTGAATGACGTGGAACAGGATGCGGCCACTTTGGGTATGGAAAAGGCGGCCCTGGTGGAGGATTTCCTGATTGCCTACGGGGATGCCCTGGCGGAGGTTGGCTTTAACACCCGGGAAGTGATGCAACTGACGGCCATGGGCCTGGTGACTGCCTAG
- a CDS encoding thiazole synthase, whose protein sequence is MVTATAPVVDELCIGGKCFRSRLFTGTGRYRNLAEMQASIAASGCEMVTVAVRRVQDQAPGHIGLVEALDWGRLWLLPNTAGCRTAEEAVRVARLGREMAKVLGQEDNNFVKLEVIPDPKYLLPDPIGTLRAAEQLVKEGFTVLPYINADPVLARQLEEVGCATVMPLGSPIGSGQGLRNASNIAIIIEQARVPVVIDAGIGTPSEAAQAMEMGAQAVLINTAIAQAQDPPRMAAAMRLAVEAGRLAFLAGRIPIQPHAIPSSPLTQRVQ, encoded by the coding sequence ATGGTCACGGCGACAGCGCCGGTGGTGGATGAGTTATGTATTGGCGGTAAATGTTTCCGGTCGCGCCTATTTACGGGTACGGGACGCTACCGCAATCTTGCCGAGATGCAGGCCAGTATTGCCGCCAGTGGCTGTGAGATGGTGACGGTGGCGGTGCGACGGGTACAGGACCAGGCGCCGGGGCATATCGGGCTGGTGGAGGCCTTGGACTGGGGGCGGTTGTGGCTGTTGCCCAATACGGCGGGGTGTCGCACGGCGGAGGAGGCGGTCCGGGTGGCGCGTTTAGGGCGAGAAATGGCCAAAGTGTTGGGGCAGGAGGACAACAATTTTGTCAAGTTGGAGGTGATCCCGGACCCCAAGTACCTGTTGCCGGACCCCATTGGCACCCTGCGGGCGGCGGAACAACTGGTCAAGGAGGGATTTACGGTGTTGCCCTACATCAACGCCGACCCGGTGCTGGCCCGCCAGTTGGAGGAAGTGGGTTGCGCCACGGTGATGCCGTTGGGGTCGCCGATCGGTTCGGGGCAGGGGCTGCGCAACGCCAGCAATATCGCTATTATTATCGAGCAGGCCCGGGTGCCGGTGGTTATTGATGCGGGCATTGGCACCCCCAGCGAAGCGGCCCAGGCCATGGAAATGGGCGCCCAAGCGGTTCTCATCAACACGGCGATTGCCCAGGCCCAGGACCCCCCCCGGATGGCCGCTGCCATGCGCTTGGCGGTGGAGGCAGGACGGTTGGCCTTTTTAGCCGGGCGCATCCCGATCCAACCCCATGCCATCCCTAGCTCGCCCTTGACCCAGCGGGTGCAGTAG
- a CDS encoding ParM/StbA family protein, giving the protein MTTSQFIGSPSLLSVDLGRTAIKTCISSDPNEVLVIPANIAKLTPAQVRQGRFEGGDPLRDMWVEYQGRAYAIGHLAADFGAGLGVGQSKVEDALVKTFACIGHFELTGDLAISLGLPYLSQEQFDTEKRQLVAQLQAPHALSYRGRNFTVNVVKVWVMPEGYGSLVWCHKIEKEMLEKEKAAGKKTDDKSLVNLHVAVIDIGHQTTDMLKVDKFHFARGTSRSEQFGMSQFYEQLAAQIKGADSEDLTLIEAVHRPPGQRFYRPRGEKPIDLDDILPRIRANFARELWERIRQWLPSQVTDVIITGGGGEFFWPDLEPLLREFGLTPHLAQPTRTANALGQYIYGQVQLSKDKGA; this is encoded by the coding sequence ATGACCACCAGTCAATTCATTGGCTCCCCTTCCCTGTTGAGTGTGGACCTGGGACGCACCGCCATCAAAACCTGTATCAGCAGCGACCCAAACGAAGTCTTAGTTATTCCCGCTAACATTGCCAAACTCACTCCTGCTCAGGTGCGCCAGGGCCGGTTTGAAGGGGGCGACCCCCTGCGGGACATGTGGGTGGAATACCAGGGCCGCGCCTATGCCATCGGACACCTAGCTGCCGATTTTGGGGCCGGTTTAGGGGTGGGGCAGTCCAAGGTGGAGGACGCCCTGGTGAAAACCTTTGCCTGTATAGGCCATTTCGAGCTAACCGGGGACCTGGCCATTTCTTTGGGGTTGCCCTATCTATCCCAGGAGCAGTTCGACACGGAAAAACGCCAGTTGGTGGCCCAGTTGCAGGCGCCCCATGCCCTCTCCTACCGGGGACGCAATTTCACCGTCAATGTGGTAAAGGTTTGGGTCATGCCCGAGGGCTATGGCAGTTTGGTCTGGTGCCACAAGATTGAAAAAGAAATGCTGGAAAAGGAAAAAGCGGCCGGCAAAAAAACCGATGACAAATCCCTGGTCAACCTGCACGTGGCCGTGATTGACATCGGTCACCAGACCACCGACATGCTCAAGGTGGATAAGTTTCACTTCGCCCGGGGCACCTCCCGCAGCGAGCAGTTCGGCATGAGCCAGTTTTACGAGCAACTGGCTGCCCAGATCAAAGGGGCCGACAGCGAGGATTTGACCCTGATCGAGGCGGTCCATCGTCCTCCAGGACAGCGCTTCTATCGCCCGCGCGGGGAAAAACCCATTGACCTAGACGACATCCTGCCCCGCATCCGCGCCAACTTCGCTCGGGAACTCTGGGAACGGATTCGCCAGTGGCTGCCCAGCCAGGTGACCGACGTGATCATCACCGGCGGCGGCGGCGAATTTTTCTGGCCGGATTTGGAACCCCTGCTGCGGGAATTTGGTTTGACGCCCCACCTGGCCCAACCCACCCGCACGGCCAACGCTTTGGGACAATATATCTATGGGCAGGTGCAATTGAGTAAAGATAAAGGGGCGTAG